The sequence ATCCCATCGTCCCGATCTACAACGATCGGTCCGTGGTCTGCATCCCCACCCTTGACGGACAATGCGGCTCCCTCACGGAGCGGGGTGTGACCGCCATCGCGGAGCAGACGTTCCGGATCAACTCGAGGGTCAAGCTCGAGCTGGGGGCCCTCCTCTTCCGCGCCGATCATCCCGGGACGGACCTCCTCATGATCGAACCGTCGCCGGCGGAATCCTCCCTGTTCCTCTACGGGAGCATGAATTTCGCGGAGCGCGTTCATTCCCTGAACTACGGCTACAACTCCTCGGTGTATTACTTCATCGAAAATTTCGATATGTTGCGGGAGTGCTTCGCCCGCCACGGCATGGAGGTTTCCCTGGAACGCCTCGCCGCGGACCGATTTCTACAACAGGCCGTAGTCCCTGCGGGCAAGCGTCGGTTCGGCCTGATAAGACGACAATCCACGGTCCCGGCTCGGTAATTCTCTGCGGGAACGTGCCGATGAAGGCCTCGGGAATCTCGTGGTGCTTCTTCACCCCATGTCGGGTTTCGAGAAAGAGAGGTTGTATTGCTGCCACGAGTCGGGGGATTGCGCTATATCGCAATCCCCCCGGGACGATTCCGTGACGGCATCAGGCCGCCCGGAGGTACCTCACGTTTTCCACCGGCGCCTCGCTGATGTTGGTAAACGGGGATTCCGCCCAGAAAATCCGCTTCCCGCTCGCCTCCTCGTCGGCCATGTAGCCAAGGAGGATACCGCATGCCCCGATCGCGAACAGCACCAGCCCCAACAGTACGGTGACCGGGGATGCGAACATCTCGATGTCAAACAGGATGCCTTCCATCGTGCTCACCTCCTTCTCTTTCCACGGGGGGCGCCTGAATCGTCCCGCCGATCCAGCGTCATCGACTTCTTCATGCCGCCAGGCGGATCTCTTCCTCCTCGGCCGTCTCGCCGGCCTCGGGAAGCGGCCACTCCGCCCAGAACAGGCGGTTCCCTTTGCTCTCCTCCTCGGCCATGTAGCCGAACAGGATTACACTCACCACGAACGCGAGCAGCGCAATGCTGCCCAGGTACGCGAAGACGGAACCGATGAACTCCGCTGTCAGTGCGATTCCTTCCATGATCTTCACCCCCTTCCTTTTGACCGTAAGATAGCAGGGAGGGGGGAGAACGTTTGTGAAAGGTCGAACAAATCCGTTATTTTCCCCGGAGGGCGCTAAAATCAGGTTTATCTTTCGTTCCCAGGAGGGCCGTCAGTGCGAAGTGGCCACAACGCGCCTACGTCAATGCGTATGTGCCGTACCTGCACTTCGTGGAGCGTCTCTATCTCGATGCGAGCACGCCGGTCATGCACGGAGGGGAAGAGGGAACGCATGATGCGCGCATGAAACCGGGAGCGGCGGGGGAGCACAAACACTGAACTCCATAGGATGCGGGGGGTATTCCCCTGGGGAAATATCCGTTGCCGCCATTCTCCCTTGGAGGAACAAGCATTGGAAACCATCACCCGCGACATGATCATCAACGACGTCATCAAGAAGCACCCGGAGACGATCAAGGTCTTCAACGAGTACAAGGTGGACTCCTGCTGCGGGGGCGGGGCGCCGATCGAGACGACGGCGAAACGGGACGGAATCGACATCGAGGGGTTGCTCAAGGCGTTGAACGAAGCCATCCACCGGCATTAACCGAAGGATGCCCCGGGGAGACCCGACAAGGCACGGAGGTATGCGATGCGGTATTTGATCCTGGGAGGCGGTCCCGCGGGGATCGCGGCGGCGAAGACGATCCGGAAGGGGAAGTCCGGCGCGGAGATCCTCCTCGCCACGGATGAGACGGAGGCCCCGTACCTGCGGCCCCTGCTGCCCGACCTGATCTTGGGGGAGGCCCGGGACGAGACGATCCTGGACCCGCAAGGCGGGGACCTCGTGGAGAAGGGCGTGCGGTTATTGACCGGTCGCCGTGCCGTCCGGCTGGACATGGGGAACCGGAAGGTGGACTTTTCGGACGGGACGCAGGAAGGGTACGACTTTCTCCTGATCGCCACCGGCGGGAAACCGGAGGTCCCGGCGGCACTGAAGAAAGAGCTTCCGGCGATCCGGGTCTTCGACTCCCGGAAGGACGCGCTCGCCATCAGGGTGCGGGCGGGTCTGCCGGGGGGCGCGGTGGTCTACGGACCCGGATACCTTGCGATCGAGGCGTGCCGGGCATTGCGGGGGACGAAGAAGGAAGTCGTCTGGATCAGGCCGGACCTGCCGAAATACGGCTACCCGATCGCCGGGGAGCTGGAGGCGAGCATCCTGGACGACGTCCGCAACAGGGGCGCCCGGATCATGGAGGGAGAGGACATCGTTAATGCGTGGGAGAAGGACGCGGCAACCACTGTGGTCTTGACGCGCGGCGGGGAAGAGATCCCCTGCTCCCTGATCGTTGTCGCCACGGAGCGTGTCCCTTCCGTCGGGTTCCTTGCCGGGAGCGGCGTGATGGCGGGGACGGGGGTCCTCGTGGACGATTTTCTGCGGACGAGCGCCCCGAACGTGTACGCGGCGGGGGACTGCGCCGAGTTCGCGGACAAGCCGAAGGGGATGGGCCGGATCAACTTCGGATGGCGCAGCGCCATCCGGCAGGGGCAGCTGGCGGGGGAGAACATGGCGGGGGGAAACCGGCGGTTCGGCGGCGAACAGGAGAACTACTTCTGGGCCCTCTTCGGGTCTCCCCTACTGGACCGGGCGAGGAAATGAATGGAGGTGCCGCCCCCTTCCGTCCATTCCGGCGGCATATGGCCTTTACCGGGACGGTCCTGCTCCTTGGGCTGCTCCTGTTCCCGGCGCGGGGCTTGGCCACCGAAGAGTTCGCCCGGCAGACCGGGAAGGAGTGCGCCGCTTGCCACGTGGACCCTGCGGGCGGTGGGGAGCTGAACGCGGCCGGTATGGATTTCCTCGCATCGTTGGCCGCCTCCGGAAAAGGCGTGCCGGCCTCTTCCGTTCACCGCGGCGTTCGCTTTGCAGCCGGCTTCCTTCACCTCATCACGGCGGTGATGTGGTTCGGGACCATCCTCTACGTGCACCTGCTGCTGAAACCCGCGTACGCCGCCCGCGGGCTGCCCCGGGGGGAGCTGCTGGTCGGGTGGGGCTCCATCATCGTGATGGCGGTCACGGGGACGGTCCTGACGGTGTACCGGATCCCCACGTGGGACGCCCTCTTCCATACTCGCTTCGGGGTCCTCCTGACGATCAAGATCGCCATCTTCCTCGTCATGACGGCGACCGCTTTCATCGTGACCTTCATCGTCGGGCCCCGCCTGAAGGCCCGCCACGCCGATGTGGATCCGCGCAAACGGGATCTCACCCCGGCGGAGCTTTCCTCGTTCACGGGAAAGGATGGTGCCCCGGCCTACTTCGCCTACAGGGATATGGTTTACGACGCTACCGGGAGCAAGCTGTGGAGGAAGGGGAACCACTTGGGAAAGCACCAGGCGGGGTTCGACCTGACCGAGATGCTCAAGCTCGCCCCTCACGGCGAGGACCGGGTCCAGCAGCTCCCCGTTGTCGGGAAGCTCGTGGAGGAGGGGGCGCCCGGGGGAAAGCCGCCGCACCTGAAGGCGTTCTACTTCATGACCTTCCTCAACCTGTTCCTTGTGCTCGCCGTGCTGCTGGTCATCGCCGTGTG is a genomic window of Deltaproteobacteria bacterium containing:
- a CDS encoding DUF542 domain-containing protein, with amino-acid sequence METITRDMIINDVIKKHPETIKVFNEYKVDSCCGGGAPIETTAKRDGIDIEGLLKALNEAIHRH
- a CDS encoding FAD-dependent oxidoreductase, producing the protein MRYLILGGGPAGIAAAKTIRKGKSGAEILLATDETEAPYLRPLLPDLILGEARDETILDPQGGDLVEKGVRLLTGRRAVRLDMGNRKVDFSDGTQEGYDFLLIATGGKPEVPAALKKELPAIRVFDSRKDALAIRVRAGLPGGAVVYGPGYLAIEACRALRGTKKEVVWIRPDLPKYGYPIAGELEASILDDVRNRGARIMEGEDIVNAWEKDAATTVVLTRGGEEIPCSLIVVATERVPSVGFLAGSGVMAGTGVLVDDFLRTSAPNVYAAGDCAEFADKPKGMGRINFGWRSAIRQGQLAGENMAGGNRRFGGEQENYFWALFGSPLLDRARK
- a CDS encoding CopD family protein, with product MAFTGTVLLLGLLLFPARGLATEEFARQTGKECAACHVDPAGGGELNAAGMDFLASLAASGKGVPASSVHRGVRFAAGFLHLITAVMWFGTILYVHLLLKPAYAARGLPRGELLVGWGSIIVMAVTGTVLTVYRIPTWDALFHTRFGVLLTIKIAIFLVMTATAFIVTFIVGPRLKARHADVDPRKRDLTPAELSSFTGKDGAPAYFAYRDMVYDATGSKLWRKGNHLGKHQAGFDLTEMLKLAPHGEDRVQQLPVVGKLVEEGAPGGKPPHLKAFYFMTFLNLFLVLAVLLVIAVWRWW